Proteins from a single region of Malassezia restricta chromosome IV, complete sequence:
- a CDS encoding zinc finger protein, GATA type, translating into MEPPPPPRPMAPAGGGQATAAADARPKKPKAPARTKQGALASLEGGYIGLPATDAPLPGFAPAGGGARKVLPEWVLPFPLGIRPCAAEGTPLASSPVLWQALRQTRMMHMLQVLPPFSHRHRAGVEYFDHVPRELLPDLPDRAAHALVSLGRADVQAGPMRYVGVRFWHARRTSSPSAPTPLDPGFILRLQQRAEKDVHLQHLLQLARTHQLPPSGLAQLNVILAELMPPPLPPSACAPPVVLVEFPENPGVLFLLPLWHMAIERCVSHDARHLLLSFMIPAIGSKAAGESGKDEALRAVQGMLVRDVSAVPTAAAPEPAPPKAPAPRSRRATRSKSESMPPPRTPSPPPIPARQHELFPLVWRITGPIDERLWDCFGRVPGALTNGTCASEQDEHIFSAIKASIQARMASMPREQPLPQHVADADIPPGLSDHIHDKYAMRVLIHTSRPQPKRKVATLSDTREPATRHAAERTALVSSVDARGDMLKPKRKRHVATHNPDGTLKSCGACGKTKTPMWRRGPKGPSQLCNACGAKWKAGRLVVPDVPPPPLVDDVMPVRHSKPAAPSPAPSTSDSIVPTMPPVPTVPRTMEAPSAAPPPPPPPSAPSEGR; encoded by the coding sequence ATGGagccaccaccgccgcctcgtcccatGGCCCCGGCGGGTGGTGGACAGGCGACAGCTGCggccgacgcgcgtcccAAGAAGCCCAAGGCGCCTGCGCGCACCAAGCAGGGCGCTcttgcgtcgctggagGGTGGGTACATCGGTCTGCCAGCGACGGACGCGCCTCTCCCGGGCTTTGCCCCTGCTGGCGGCGGGGCACGCAAAGTCCTGCCTGAATGGGTGCTGCCCTTCCCTCTGGGCATCAGGCCGTGTGCCGCTGAAGGCACGCCTCTAGCGTCGAGTCCCGTGCTCtggcaggcgctgcggcagacgcgcatgatgcacatgctgcaggtGCTCCCGCCATTCAGCCACCGACACCGTGCGGGCGTCGAGTACTTCGATCATGTGCCGCGTGAGCTCCTGCCGGATCTGCCTGACCGCGCggcccatgcgctcgtgtcgctcgGTCGCGCGGACGTGCAAGCTGGGCCGATGCGGTACGTGGGCGTCCGCTTCTGGCACGCGCGGCGAACTAGCAGCCCCTCCGCACCCACGCCGCTGGATCCCGGCTTCATTTTACGACTACAGCAGCGCGCAGAAAAGGATGTGCACTTGCAGCATCTCTTGCAgctcgcacgcacgcaccagctgccgcccagcggcctcgcgcagctcaaTGTCATCTTGGCGGAACtgatgccgccgcccctGCCGCCCagtgcgtgtgcgccgcctgtggTGCTCGTCGAGTTCCCTGAGAATCCCGGCGTCCTTTTCCTTCTGCCGCTCTGGCACATGGCCATCGAGCGATGCGTCtcgcacgacgcccgccACCTTCTTCTCTCTTTCATGATACCCGCCATTGGGTCCAAGGCCGCCGGCGAGAGCGGCAAGGACGAAGCGCTCCGAGCCGTGCAAGgcatgctcgtgcgtgaCGTCTCTgccgtgccgacggccgccgcgcccgagCCTGCGCCTCCCAAAGCACCTGCGCCCCGCAGCCGCCGAGCTACGCGGTCGAAAAGCGAGTCTatgccgccgccacgcacgccatcaCCCCCACCGATaccagcgcggcagcaTGAGCTCTTTCCCCTTGTATGGCGCATCACTGGCCCGATCGATGAGCGCCTCTGGGACTGCTTCGGTCGTGTGCCGGGCGCCCTGACAAACGGCACTTGCGCCTCGGAGCAGGACGAGCACATATTCAGCGCGATCAAAGCGTCGATAcaggcgcgcatggcctccatgccgcgcgagcAGCCGCTTCctcagcacgtcgccgacgccgatATACCACCTGGCCTCTCTGACCACATCCACGACAAGTACGCGATGCGTGTCCTCATCCACACCAGTCGGCCGCAGCCGAAGCGCAAAGTCGCCACGCTGTCCGACACGCGCGAGCCAGCAACGCGTCACGCCGCTGAGCGCACTGCGCTCGTCAGCTCtgtcgacgcacgcggcgaCATGCTCAAACCCAAGCGAAAGCGCcacgtcgcgacgcacaaTCCTGATGGCACTCTCAAGAGCTGCGGAGCTTGTGGCAAGACCAAGACACCTATGTGGCGTCGGGGACCAAAGGGGCCCTCACAGCTGTGCAATGCCTGCGGCGCCAAATGGAAGGCAGGTCGTCTCGTCGTGCcggacgtgccgccgccgcccttGGTCGATGACGTGATGCCCGTGAGGCACAGCAAGCCAGCAGCTCCGTCTCCCGCCCCATCCACCTCCGACAGCATCGTGCCCACCatgccgcccgtgccgaccGTTCCTCGAACGATGGAGGCGCCATCTGCTgccccgccgccgccgccgccgccgagcgcgccaAGCGAAGGGCGTTGA
- a CDS encoding exosome complex component CSL4, which translates to MALGDLLLPGQPIATTRDAAPGEGTYVREGYVISSLIGRRSSGEERQAQVQGTQLPLALPQTGSTVIGRVTRVNPRQANISILVVDGLPCGGVQGTAVGAYSNRAAGEGIDGSDFQGIVRAQDVRSTEKDSVVLVDCFRPGDIVRATVISLGDARSYYLSTAHNDLGVVHATTCGPTRYGWAPAEHVLQPISWCEMADPVTGHVERRKCAKPDWLRA; encoded by the coding sequence ATGGCCTTGGGCGACCTGTTGTTGCCCGGTCAACCGatcgccacgacgcgcgatgccgcgcCTGGTGAAGGCACGTATGTGCGTGAAGGCTATGTGATATCGAGCTTGATTGGACGTCGATCCTCGGGGGAGGAGCGGCAAGCTCAGGTGCAAGGTACGCAGCTCCCCTTGGCGCTGCCGCAGACAGGCAGTACGGTGATAGGCCGCGTCACGCGCGTGAACCCACGCCAGGCGAACATTTCGAttctcgtcgtcgatggaTTGCCGTGTGGCGGTGTCCAGGGCACGGCGGTGGGTGCGTATAGCAACCGAGCGGCCGGCGAAGGGATTGATGGCAGCGACTTTCAGGGCATTGTGCGGGCGCAGGATGTGCGTAGCACGGAGAAGGACTCGGTCGTGTTGGTGGACTGTTTCCGCCCCGGGGATATCGTGCGTGCTACGGTCATTTCGCTGGGTGACGCGCGCTCCTACTATctgtcgacggcgcacAATGACCTGGGTGTGGTGCATGCGACGACCTGCGGGCCGACGCGGTATGGATGGGCGCCAGCGGAGCATGTCTTGCAGCCGATTTCGTGGTGCGAGATGGCCGATCCTGTGACgggccatgtcgagcgccgcaagTGTGCCAAGCCGGACTGGCTGCGTGCCTAG
- a CDS encoding protein LTV1, which yields MAPKSIWRQPNAVHFQLVHRSQRDIMRHDPDAGAGVLKPFEPLNRAGLKGKSRAELMQEDPSLGAEGDDALPRKNIGQAALYGIYYDDTEYDYMQHLRAINDTENSMRGGVDEEDDTEAVWIPSAVPSKQKAPSFAWKDDEKKHDLMLPSSAFASEEISLSQAYDDATPQGLQPDMDPHLRQTLEALDDDAFVDDDLNDDFFQDLVQDGVWSGQREAGDEWRDAAPEGDDIWLDPVDRAKRELASAGGDESALSLEARVALFKARAKAADSDEEDEERDTLGELGPPVPRRVRPSGSVSSSGSALGKKGKPGALARRAASTKAGSVSGASSAWSMTSSSMYRNPALTELDSQFDQVIRNYGGQATGDPELDALHGAFDDVQDDEEDEELDSETAEKLTRSDLDAILDEFLDHHEVIGGKLKQTLGDRTTTADEKLDIVRRELGEARITDTGDDDEEVMPSKENPFLNPDIIGRDREQWDVETIQTTKTNLENHPRTIPAAESVRGSCHASTAAYTLPQSITVDGDDRIPKIRLHPRTGMPQIVGYTTTRKTRKASWPTPKEDEDVNENGDEDDGNASDATIDASKPVTVHKRDRNESKEARRQRKEAVKNEKQQRRIDKASAKKAFSDERKRQNHAARRQTESRGGASGVHLA from the coding sequence ATGGCTCCCAAATCGATCTGGCGCCAGCCCAATGCCGTGCACTTTCAGCTCGTGCATCGGTCGCAGCGCGACATCATGCGCCATGACCCTGATGCCGGCGCTGGTGTGCTGAAGCCGTTCGAGCCGCTGAACCGCGCCGGCCTCAAGGGGAAATCGCGTGCTGAGCTCATGCAGGAAGACCcgtcgctcggcgccgaggGCGATGATGCCCTGCCACGAAAAAATATCGGACAGGCCGCCCTGTATGGCATCTACTACGATGATACAGAGTACGATTACATGCAGCATCTTCGCGCTATCAACGACACGGAAAATAGCATGCGTGGTGGCGTCGATGAAGAGGATGATACCGAGGCCGTATGGATTCCCTCTGCCGTGCCATCCAAGCAAAAGGCTCCTAGCTTTGCTTGGAAAGACGACGAGAAGAAGCACGACTTGATGCTGCCGTCGTCCGCCTTTGCTTCTGAAGAGATCTCCTTGTCCCAAGCATACGACGATGCCACGCCACAGGGACTGCAGCCAGACATGGATCCGCACTTGCGCCAGACACTCGAGGCTCTCGATGATGACGCATTCGTGGATGATGATCTAAATGACGACTTTTTCCAGGATTTGGTGCAGGATGGCGTTTGGTCCGGCCAGCGGGAGGCCGGTGACGAATGGCGTGACGCTGCCCCCGAAGGAGACGATATCTGGCTCGACCCTGTAGACCGTGCCAAGCGCGAGCTAGCATCGGCCGGTGGCGACGAGTCGGCACTGAGTCTCGAAGCCCGCGTAGCTCTCTTCAAAGCACGTGCTAAGGCCGCCGACAgcgacgaggaggacgaggagcggGATACGCTCGGCGAACTGGGACCTCCCGTACCTCGGCGTGTACGCCCCTCTGGCTCGGTGTCGTCCAGTGGCTCGGCCCTCGGCAAAAAAGGCAAGCCTGGCGCACTGgctcgccgcgcagcatcgacgAAGGCGGGTAGTGTGAGTGGTGCCTCGTCCGCATGGTCTATGACGTCTTCCTCCATGTACCGAAATCCTGCGCTCACGGAGCTCGATTCGCAGTTTGATCAGGTCATCCGCAATTATGGAGGCCAAGCGACAGGAGACCCGGAGCTGGATGCCTTGCATGGCGCGTTTGACGATGtgcaggacgacgaagaggacgaggaaCTTGACTCGGAGACGGCAGAGAAACTAACACGCTCAGATCTTGATGCCATTCTGGACGAGTTTCTGGATCATCACGAAGTGATCGGCGGAAAACTCAAGCAGACACTCGGTGACcgcaccaccaccgccgaTGAAAAGCTAGACATCGTTCGCAGGGAGCTGGGTGAGGCGCGTATCACCGACACGggagacgacgacgaagaagtgATGCCTTCGAAAGAAAACCCTTTTCTGAATCCTGACATCATCGGGCGCGACCGTGAGCAATGGGACGTCGAGACTATCCAGACGACCAAGACAAACCTCGAGAATCATCCTCGCACCATTCCTGCAGCCGAGAGTGTGCGTGGAAGTTGCCATGCTAGCACGGCAGCATATACCCTTCCTCAAAGCATCACTGTGGACGGTGATGACCGTATACCCAAAATCCGCCTCCATCCCAGGACTGGCATGCCCCAGATCGTTGGATATACCACGACACGAAAGACTCGCAAAGCATCATGGCCGACTCCGAAAGAAGACGAGGATGTGAATGAAAATGgagacgaagacgatggCAACGCTTCAGACGCCACCATTGATGCGTCAAAACCAGTCACCGTCCATAAGCGCGACCGGAATGAAAGTAAGGAAGCGCGACGGCAACGTAAAGAAGCCGTCAAAAATGAaaagcagcagcggcgcatcgataAAGCTTCAGCAAAGAAAGCGTTCTCCGATGAACGCAAGCGCCAGAaccatgctgcgcgccgtcaAACTGAATCtcgtggcggcgcgtctGGGGTCCATCTAGCCTAG